The Leptodactylus fuscus isolate aLepFus1 chromosome 5, aLepFus1.hap2, whole genome shotgun sequence genome segment tagccacccgttacaaccaaggtagccagaagagcatctctgaacgcacagtacgtccaactttgaggcagatgggctacagcagcagaagaccacaccgggtgccactcctttcagctaagaacaggaaactgaggctacaatttgcacaagctcatcgaaattggacaattgaagattggaaaaacgttacctggtctgatgagtctcgatttctgctgtgacattcggatggtagggtcagaatttggcgtcaacaacatgaaagcatggatccatcctgccttgtatcaacggttcaggctggtggtggtgtcatggtgtggggaatattttcttggcactctttgggccccttggtaccaattgagcatcgctgtaacgccaaagcctacctgagtattgttgctgaccatgtccatccctttatgaccacaatgtacccaacatctgatggctactttcagcaggataatgcgccatgtcataaagctggaatcatctcagactggtttcttgaacatgacaatgagttcactgtactccaatggcctccacagtcaccagatctcaatccaatagagcatctttgggatgtggtggaacgggagattcgcatcatggatgtgcagccgacaaatctgcggcaactgtgtgatgccatcatgtcaatatggaccaaaatctctgaggaatgcttccagcaccttgttgaatctatgccatgaagaattgaggcagttctgaaggcataaGGGGGTCcatcccgttactagcatggtgtacctaataaagtggccggtgagtgtatattcccattttaactttttttttctccttttccaGAGACATCAATCCACACATTCCTCAGTACATTTCTTCTGTCCCATGGTATGTGGATCCATCTAAGCGGCCAACTTTGAAACATCAACGTCCCCAGGATGAGAAGCAGAAAGAGTACACAGCAATGGGAGAGTGGTACAAGAAAGGCGTTAAAGAGGTGAATATATGAGATgtgttttctagagatgagcgagtactgtttgaaaCTCACGTttagaatagcacgcacccatatgaatgaatggacgcagccgacacgcaggggcttaagcagccggccgcctgCAAAGTCTGCATGTCAGCCACTTTCATTCATTCCATCATGAGTATGTGGACATTGGGTGGTGTGTCGCCTGaaatcaggatcaggaaagactgtgtgtgggggggagggtcaAAAATGACACTTTTACACCAGAAAGTTTTGTTTAGTTTAATATATTCACATCTCGGTGTTTTACCTTCAGTACTCAGTGAATTAGAATATTCTAATCTGCAGGCTCCAGTTGTAATGCTCAGACAACTGTTTGGAATAGTAAGGAAAAAGTAAGCCGCCTCTCTCTATTTACCCTTTAGGGAACAATAGCAACAAAATATCGCCAAGGCGCTTGTGAGAACTGTGGAGCGATGACTCATAAGAAAAAAGACTGTTTTGAGGTGAGTCTACTTCATAATTTAGTTAGTAAAGTTCAGCAAAGCCCATTGTTGTGTGTCCTTGTCCGTGTGGCATCTATTACACTTTGTTCTTCCCTCCTCAGGTATATTTATTAGGTGGATCAATCTCGCTTATGTTAGTTTGATTCCTTCCTtcatccatttaaaaaaatatatatatattttctttccaGCGACCACGGAGAATTGGAGCAAAGTTTAATGGAGCTAACATTGCCCCAGACGAATTTGAGCAACCACAGCTTATGCTTGACTATGATGGCAAGAGAGACCGGTGGAATGGCTACAACCCAGAGGAACACATGAAAATCGTTGAGGAACATTCCAAAGTTGATTTGGTATGTTGACGGtgtcttgtattattttttttacctctttTCTAGTAGTAAAGATACTATAATTACCCTTTTCTCACAATTTCTCATTCAAGGCAAAACGTACATTAAAGGCTCAAAAGCTTCAGGAGGAATTAGCCTCAGGAAAACTTTCAGAACAAGTGGTAAGAAAAAGACCTAAAAAAGTGGCTATTTATGTGGTCGTGTTGCTATCACAATGTTGTGTATCACATATTACCCAGGTTATTGATGTGCAGATAACATTCTTTTAATCAtgtttttattttggttttttgAAGGTTAAAATAGTTTTATCAAAGGCTCTAAATGGGTAAAACACACAAACACTGAATATTTCTCTGCTTATTCCTTACAGCTTCAGTGCTGCGTGGTCTTGACATACCGGAAATGACCAGTCACTGGCTGAGTCAGTTGCcgcagccagtgattggctaagGTTTAATTTCCTGTCTGTTGATAGTGACAGTCAAGGTGATTATTACTAATTAAATTTTACCCGTTCTGCGCCTTTGGTGAAAAATAAGTTTTCTACTGTAAAACCTGTTAAATTTTCATATGAGAGTCACAAGTTAATTTCATGTTGTCAGATTATAAAAGTCTAATATTAGGATATCCACACAATGGTATCGGACATATCTGTTTATCATTTTATAACTTTCACAGGGAACCTTGTTGTTTCCCTTTTTAAACATGACTTGTCTCTTTTGTTATCTATCAGAGCTCCCCAAGACACCAGTGGGGAGAAGAGGATCAGAATGCTCAGACAGTAAGACGTTTTATTCCACAGGACATATGTGAATGGCTTTACCTGCATGGTCTATGTGTTTGTCAAGTATAAAGGCCAATAAACacaactaagggggcgttcacactagcgtcggtgtctgacagctagtgtccgatgctaatgtccgcgcaaaatcttgcacggacattagcatcggacactagctgtcagacactgacgctagtgtgaacgccccctaacatatAGTGTTTGTCAGTGTGATTTATCTAAGATACTTAATGTAGTATACCAGGGGTTGTCCCTCAGTTAAAAGGCTGTAGATTCCttaaactgactttttttttgcccAAATTAGAAGCAGGTTTAAAATGACACCTAATATTAGGTGGGGGGCGGGGGTTGATAATAAATTATCAAGCATTGCGTGCTTTTCCACATAAATTCATTGGTTGGCATAGCACGAGAGACATGTAATATGTGTAATACACTACTTTTAAGCAaatatttgtttacttttttcAGGAGAGGGATCGCAACAGCGAAGATGAGGATGAAGACAAATATGCCGATGACATTGATATGCCAGGACAGAACTTTGACTCCAAGAGACGCATTACAGTCAGAAACCTTCGCATCCGAGAAGACACTGCCAAAGTAAGATGATTATTCTCTCTCTTGTTTCTAGGACTTATTTAGTGAGTGAGCTTTGTGTGTAGCATTTTGGTAACTTGTTTGAAATGTGTGGTTTTCATTTTATTCTCCTATTTCAGTACTTAAGAAACTTAAACCCAAATTCTGCATACTACGATCCAAAAACAAGAGCCATGAGGGAAAATCCATATGCTGACGCAGGCAAGAATGCCGATGAGTAAGTTTAAATATTCTGTTTGAGTGTTATTTTCATCTCTTCTAGGATGTGTCTCATGAGACAAAGGAGGTCACCACAGGAGGTTGCCGTCTTGAGCATTGAAGGGACATAGGAACATAGCATTCATATAAGGCCATTTCTACCCGTCCCTCCATTGTTTTTACTGTCCATAGAGTACAGGTGCACAGAGGttcactcactcactctctctctctccccctccaccttactggaCCATGATTCCTGCAGCTCTGGGCCACTGCTTTTTTGTAGACCATTCTGTACCATCATGTCCCTCTCGCACAGCTTATGTTCCAGTGGCTTCCCCCCAGGAATGGCCATTAATCTCCTGCAACATGCATTATTTTTCGAAATGTAGAATAAATTGACATGCTTGTTCACATTTCCTGATACATTCTGACATTATCTGCATTGACTTAGATGGCGTCAGACTGTGCAACTGCTCACAGCAGGTAGTAACCCCCAATTGTTGATTGTAGCTATAAATTTCTAGAAAAGAAATGGCAAAATTCTGAATTCTAAGGAAAGATGCTCAAGAGTTATAACATTATGGGTATACacttatttactaaaacagaataCCTCAGGAAAGCTGATAGATCCCACAATCCCACCGGAGCACCCATCCACAGGATAGATATTGTGTGTGATAGTTGCAGATCCAACTTCTACGACACCTACATATCATGAGAATAGGGGTTTTGTGCCCCTTCCTTTTCAATATAGTCACAATTGCACTTGCTTTGCTGTTGCTGCATTTATGGTTTATTGGCTGATGATGAATGTTGAAGCTATGTATGTTGATGTTTGCTATTTTTTATTATGTGTACAGGGTCAGCTACGCTGGAGATAATTTTGTCAGATATACAGGAGACACAATTTCAATGGCACAGACACAGTGTAAGTAAAACAGGGTTGTggtttacatatatatttattttaagggTATGTTTTGCCGTTttggatctttttttttatttttatatgtctaAGGAATCCCTTCCTTTTAAGTGAACCCATcttgcccatatattatatgggCAGAGTATTGATGTCAGTGGGTGCAGTTTAAGGCTTCATTTCTTCTTTAGTGTTCCTGCAGGCGGTTTTCTGTGGTGATAACTGAAAATATTTAGAAATGTTCCCTTAGCCTTGTGAGTTGAAATATTTCAGCACAGACAAAATGTATGCCaatgatatcttttttttttttttttttttttttgcacagtgttTGCCTGGGAAGCCTATGAGAAGGGTTCAGATGTCCATCTTCAGGCTGATCCAACTAAACTGGAAGTTTTATGTAAATCATTCAAAGttaagaaagaagacttcaaggaAGAGCAGAAGAAAAGTATTCTCGAAAAGGTCAGTcattttaatgcaaaaaaaatattgcCTCTATCTGACAGCTATCAGCTCTGTGCTCTACTATTCAGCCTTCAGCTGATAATGTCTCTGGCAGGGAAGCGTAATGAGCACCAAGCTGTAGACATTACAGTCGGAGCCTGAAGGGGGGCAGGGGAAATTAAGTTGTGGGTGGGCATTGGGAGGCCCACTTTCAATTGATTtgacaagcccccccccccccaatgcatTAAAATGGCCCTGGTAGTCTGGGGAGCGTGGTGCGCCTCCCCCATCACCCAATACTCTGCCTCCTCCAAGCGCTCGGCGTTAGGTGCTTACATTCCCTGAGGTGTGACGTCTCCAAGGTGGATCCATTGCCTCTTACTTGTTGGTAAAATTGTATACTTGCTGACACTAATGCCTTTTGCAATTTTCTCTGCTCGTGGTGGAGGGGCGGGGGTGGGATGGTGGCGTGGCAGTTCCTTGATTGTTTCTCTGTGTTGTTCTGTTTCTATGTTTTACCCTTTTCCTGTTCTGTACATGTTTTTCTTTATTGtcctgtttattttgttgcatctccttcaataaaacgagtttaaaaaaaaatggccctgGTAAAGTTCACCTTAATTGACTTACACAAGAGAAGAATGACATTACTTAAATAACACGATGTTGGTTTTGGATTATTTTACAGTATGGAGGACAGGAGCATTTAGACGTTCCACCTGTGGAACTGCTTCTAGCTCAGACCGAGGACTACGTAGAATACTCCAGACATGGCACTGTTATTAAGGGACAGGAGAAAGCAGTTGCTCGATCTAAGTATGAGGAAGATGTTCTCATAAATAACCACACGGTAAGTGACTGAGCCCTTCGGATTCCTAAACCCCATAAAAATGTGAATCAAGAAAGTGATTGTATTTAGCAATACCCTTTTGAGTGTTTTTGGAAAGTTACCTGTCACTGATCATATTTATCATGTGTCATAGATGCACATACTATATGATAGCAGATAAAAGCTACCTGAATATTTATTtcccttacttatatagtgccatccaCAGCAGAGATCTTTTCAtccctgtcccatatagggcacacaatctaaatcctctatcagtatgtcttttggagtgtaagaagtaaggcctgcccttctgacagtgaggagataTCAGTGCAGAAATTAacggcacataccaggaaagcttgatagtgcgctgaattcagtgaactgtctactttctagcagtatataaaatcgcatATTTGTAagcacatgaaaagtcctctttatggACTGTGTGTATATGCATATGTTATTTTCATTTAACTGTTTTCTGAAATGTCTGGTAATATTTGTTGTCTCTGTTTTTTTTTAGTGTATTTGGGGCTCATATTGGAAAGATGGAAGATGGGGCTACAAATGTTGTCATTCCTTTGTCAAGATGTCTTATTGTACTGGGGAAGCTGGGAAAAGCATCAGTGTAAGTTTGCGGCTTATAttcatattttatgttttttacgGAGTCGCTCAAATCAGCATGGTCCTAAAATGTTTCCTGTGCTTCTATCTCTTATCTAGAATACTGATCTGTGTGAAGAGGAACTGGCAACAGTTGAAGAGATAGCGAAGCCTAAGACATTAGTGGAGGTGAGATGTCATTGATGGCTTAATTCACAAAACCAAAGTCAGTACCCAGAATAATAGTCCCCATACACACAACACACTTGTGAGGAGGACAGCCTATCCCAGGATAGGAAACCTGAGGTCATAAAAAGGTTCACACTCCCTCCACACACCTCAGGTCAGATTTCATAACATTTGGGTGGGAATTATTTTGGAAGCTCTGACTTCTGAAGtccagatttttatttatttttcataccGAAGCCTGGAAACCGCACTTTTTGCGTTCAGTCCCTTTTGGGGCATCTCTCATTTGTGCCCCTTTTACAAAACCTGAAATTACttagggaggaggagggggaatgtGATCAGAAGCAATGCTAGGTAATAATATTTCACTGAAAAATGTAAGATTTGTAGCTGTCCCCCATACTCCTAGAGACTGTGGCTGTGCCAGATGGCTTCTGTCCTAAACTCATTTGTTGTGTTAGTCATATGCATGTTTACAGATTAATAAAGTGGGAGATAGAAAGGTTGCAGCATTACCCATGGGGGCGGTAGTTCCTCAGAGATCGAAAATGGAACTGAACTTCATCATGGTCATGAGACCTATTGACGTGAGGTCACTTCTTAAGAAGGAGATGGTATCCACAGACACCTGTTATCTATAGATTATGATGACAATAGATACCTATATAACCCTTTTCTACTAAAACCAAGGGGTCTCATGAAAAAAAACTTGATATTTTAATACCATGATATCTACCTTGTGATTACGTAATCTTTTTAGGATTGAGGTGCataattgttttatttgttgTTGGGATTTACTTTGCTATGTTGATTAATTTAGAATTCAGATGTGTATTTGCTGTATTTTGTATCATTATCCTCACAGTTCCTTTGCACTCGAAGAAGGGCGACTTGTGCCCAAAAGGCGTTGTGCTGAACTTTAATAAAGTGGTTGTCTTGCAATTTGGTGAAGCACGGTCCTTTATCCCGGTCCTTGTATATAACTTCTTAAGAAGGGAAAGTGGAGCTtagtatcatagtcctggataacccttttaagctggccatgcacattaCTGTCTAACAAAACCCAACATTTATTTGTGTGTTCTAAAATGATAGATGTCTACCATACTCCCACTTCAGAACACATTTGACTGAGCTTGCATTTGTTTTTGTGGGTTAGGGGAGATAAAAATGAGCATTTGCCTAAGAACTAGTGTTTCACTGGCttactagtatttttttttttcaacacccCACATTTTTCCCACCATTTGACCTATGTTCCTATGACAATTATGTTCTTTTGTAGTATAGTAGATTTATACTATTTACACCCCCCTTTAATTTGGGCTATCATTTAATTGTGTGCACTCTTCTGGGTCTTCTCCTTGCTAATCACTGAGTTGTGTAAACCTCTATAAACTCAGGCTCAAGTGCAAATGTGTTACTTCTGACTGTTCTCATGTACCTTCTGTCATGTCTTTCTTATCAAGTAATTTTGGATCTTTCCTGTTGCTAGATTCATCaagaaaaaattaagaaaaagaagaaaaagcaccGTAAAAGTGGTGGTTCTGATAGTGAGGGTGAAGAGAAGAAAAAGCAGGAAAAACTAAAGAAGGTATAGTTTAATTTCTTACTATCTATGCCCCTCCCAAATCTTATCTTTGCTTTTCTTAGGATACTTCTTTAATCAATTAGTATGTATTGTATTAGCTATGGACAAATGAATAACTGCCACTTGGGCTGTCTGCACACATCAAATTAACCTTGcggcaaaaaaatagaaaaataaagataaaGGTTCACAAATAACAAAGCTTAGAAGTGGTAACCTGTTTGCCAACTTGTTGAAACAAGGCTGCGAGGAATCTTGGttgcattaaagagaacctttccccACCTACAGCAGATCCAGCCCTTTACATCATTTACTAAGTGCTGCTcccctgattctggcacagtcggaatttttctttagcccccaccattaccaAGCAATCATTGCTGCTAGTTTTAGTGCCTAATATGCTATGTAGACACCGTACTGTCAGGagcgcggtgtcaggcaggagtagactaagggtatgttcacacaatggaaaCCAAATTCTGCCTTGTGAAGTTCCACGCGGCTAGCCGCGGCTAGATGCTGACGCAGTGCACCACCGGCATTCAGTTTGCAGCATCCTGCTACTGTTTAGGCCCGAATGAAAAGGCCTAAACAGGAGCTTGTCTTGAGCTGTGGACACCGCAGCTGAATTATctgtggaatccgcggcaagataggtcatctcgctttttttttttctcccgctACAAGGTA includes the following:
- the SLU7 gene encoding pre-mRNA-splicing factor SLU7, with amino-acid sequence MSSGTDVMAGGGGVDPSGMDEPKKMTREDWRKKKELEEQRKLGNAPAEVDEEGKDINPHIPQYISSVPWYVDPSKRPTLKHQRPQDEKQKEYTAMGEWYKKGVKEGTIATKYRQGACENCGAMTHKKKDCFERPRRIGAKFNGANIAPDEFEQPQLMLDYDGKRDRWNGYNPEEHMKIVEEHSKVDLAKRTLKAQKLQEELASGKLSEQVSSPRHQWGEEDQNAQTERDRNSEDEDEDKYADDIDMPGQNFDSKRRITVRNLRIREDTAKYLRNLNPNSAYYDPKTRAMRENPYADAGKNADEVSYAGDNFVRYTGDTISMAQTQLFAWEAYEKGSDVHLQADPTKLEVLCKSFKVKKEDFKEEQKKSILEKYGGQEHLDVPPVELLLAQTEDYVEYSRHGTVIKGQEKAVARSKYEEDVLINNHTCIWGSYWKDGRWGYKCCHSFVKMSYCTGEAGKSISNTDLCEEELATVEEIAKPKTLVEIHQEKIKKKKKKHRKSGGSDSEGEEKKKQEKLKKALNAEEARLKHVEEMLQMDERKRAYNSLYETREPTEEEMEAYRMKRQRPDDPMASFLGQ